Proteins co-encoded in one Setaria viridis chromosome 9, Setaria_viridis_v4.0, whole genome shotgun sequence genomic window:
- the LOC117836377 gene encoding uncharacterized protein isoform X1, with the protein MESSGSMRDRKPFTDLTNTTIQGTQTPHHVDPKERDRECKKFLVATMSDEKRIEYNRTIRERRMRRKTEQGAIQHIPNHHQDDTVHMEADENDGWLHRGDLRENKYRLYVGTTEPDGDVGLINDEALCGEMEDLCDQSCISPLCEGEADEEHTKRKEKKKASKKVNGQGNQNNNEQKGTSVKKKRVPTIDGTYTKNIVYKEVLTP; encoded by the exons ATGGAATCATCCGGGTCAATGCGGGATAGGAAACCTTTTACAGATCTCACCAACACAACAATCCAAG GTACGCAAACCCCACATCATGTAGATCCTAAGGAACGTGATAGAGAATGCAAGAAATTCCTGGTTGCAACAATGTCTGATGAGAAGAGGATCGAATATAACCGTACAATCCGTGAGAGGCGTATGAGGAGAAAAACTGAACAGGGTGCCATTCAGCACATTCCAAACCATCATCAAG ATGACACTGTACACATGGAGGCAGATGAAAACGATGGCTGGCTCCATAGGGGAGATTTGAGAGAAAATAAATACAGACTTTATGTGGGGACAACTGAACCAG ATGGAGATGTTGGTTTAATCAATGATGAGGCTCTATGTGGTGAGATGGAAGATTTATGTGATCAGAGTTGTATCAGCCCTCTGTGTGAAGGAG AGGCAGACGAGGAACATActaaaaggaaggaaaagaaaaaagcttCTAAGAAAGTGAACGGCCAGGGTAATCAAAATAACAATGAACAAAAAGGTACATcagtgaagaagaaaagggtacCAACTATAGATGGCACGTATACGAAGAATATTGTATACAAGGAGGTTCTAACACCATAG
- the LOC117836377 gene encoding uncharacterized protein isoform X2 has protein sequence MESSGSMRDRKPFTDLTNTTIQDPKERDRECKKFLVATMSDEKRIEYNRTIRERRMRRKTEQGAIQHIPNHHQDDTVHMEADENDGWLHRGDLRENKYRLYVGTTEPDGDVGLINDEALCGEMEDLCDQSCISPLCEGEADEEHTKRKEKKKASKKVNGQGNQNNNEQKGTSVKKKRVPTIDGTYTKNIVYKEVLTP, from the exons ATGGAATCATCCGGGTCAATGCGGGATAGGAAACCTTTTACAGATCTCACCAACACAACAATCCAAG ATCCTAAGGAACGTGATAGAGAATGCAAGAAATTCCTGGTTGCAACAATGTCTGATGAGAAGAGGATCGAATATAACCGTACAATCCGTGAGAGGCGTATGAGGAGAAAAACTGAACAGGGTGCCATTCAGCACATTCCAAACCATCATCAAG ATGACACTGTACACATGGAGGCAGATGAAAACGATGGCTGGCTCCATAGGGGAGATTTGAGAGAAAATAAATACAGACTTTATGTGGGGACAACTGAACCAG ATGGAGATGTTGGTTTAATCAATGATGAGGCTCTATGTGGTGAGATGGAAGATTTATGTGATCAGAGTTGTATCAGCCCTCTGTGTGAAGGAG AGGCAGACGAGGAACATActaaaaggaaggaaaagaaaaaagcttCTAAGAAAGTGAACGGCCAGGGTAATCAAAATAACAATGAACAAAAAGGTACATcagtgaagaagaaaagggtacCAACTATAGATGGCACGTATACGAAGAATATTGTATACAAGGAGGTTCTAACACCATAG
- the LOC117836377 gene encoding uncharacterized protein isoform X3 — translation MESSGSMRDRKPFTDLTNTTIQGTQTPHHVDPKERDRECKKFLVATMSDEKRIEYNRTIRERRMRRKTEQGAIQHIPNHHQDDTVHMEADENDGWLHRGDLRENKYRLYVGTTEPDGDVGLINDEALCGEMEDLCDQSCISPLCEGELQLERISRSSPSHLTQRQTRNILKGRKRKKLLRK, via the exons ATGGAATCATCCGGGTCAATGCGGGATAGGAAACCTTTTACAGATCTCACCAACACAACAATCCAAG GTACGCAAACCCCACATCATGTAGATCCTAAGGAACGTGATAGAGAATGCAAGAAATTCCTGGTTGCAACAATGTCTGATGAGAAGAGGATCGAATATAACCGTACAATCCGTGAGAGGCGTATGAGGAGAAAAACTGAACAGGGTGCCATTCAGCACATTCCAAACCATCATCAAG ATGACACTGTACACATGGAGGCAGATGAAAACGATGGCTGGCTCCATAGGGGAGATTTGAGAGAAAATAAATACAGACTTTATGTGGGGACAACTGAACCAG ATGGAGATGTTGGTTTAATCAATGATGAGGCTCTATGTGGTGAGATGGAAGATTTATGTGATCAGAGTTGTATCAGCCCTCTGTGTGAAGGAG AGCTACAGCTAGAACGAATATCAAGATCCTCACCCTCCCACCTAACGCAGAGGCAGACGAGGAACATActaaaaggaaggaaaagaaaaaagcttCTAAGAAAGTGA
- the LOC117836377 gene encoding uncharacterized protein isoform X4, with protein MEITLEVGAPRNCRRPARRLRFCFQATPSCRPHVVSLSPHVLVNPVGQSRGCTHILDESRLMTPVSRSFGHQFGSWLFISPKGHAALNACRQGFRRATVFGTS; from the exons ATGGAGATCACCTTGGAGGTTGGAGCACCAAGGAACTGTCGCAGACCTGCCAGAAGGTTAAGGTTCTGCTTTCAAG CAACTCCCAGTTGCCGCCCGCACGTCGTCTCCCTGTCGCCGCATGTCCTGGTAAATCCTGTAGGCCAATCAAG aggttgtacacatATATTAGATGAGAGCCGCTTGATGACTCCGGTTAGCAGATCTTTTGGGCACCAGTTTGG AAGCTGGTTGTTCATCAGCCCTAAAGGACACGCTGCATTAAACGCTTGCAGACAAG GCTTCAGAAGAGCAACTGTTTTTGGTACAAGCTAG
- the LOC117835813 gene encoding putative F-box protein At3g25750, with protein MDWSTLPADLVRLVAGHLHDPLDFLHLRAVCRSWRSAAASTPPPPFLPWLLARPTAHPTSSLSFFSLASGAARSVPAPSSSHRLLGPTRSHLLFSDTSHRLLLLNPLTGARLPLPDSPFPTSSPVIQGYHIPTAADGDSPAPVVLYSARKLFFHFDFMAGGEPTTKPVDRDGWTEVPVQDLVAENMYHDGKLFVCDDRGQVTIFDASTLAVVGAVPPPPPPAAPPRRDAFKCTALVPSGHELLCVIRYFARDGHGELLEDCGAWLEVYRLEMEIEKEDQLPQWRWIRLRSIGDRMLFIGLFQGFSFSTADFPGFKGDCIYFFKMERVKRSCIYRFSMEDGRTEELPGPWMHACTWFVPSLS; from the coding sequence ATGGACTGGTCAACCCTCCCCGCCGATCtggtccgcctcgtcgccggccaccttCACGACCCGCTCgacttcctccacctccgcgcGGTCTGCCGCTCCTGGCGCTCCGCCGCTGCATCCAcgccccctccccccttcctcccctggctcctcgcccgcccgaccgcccaccccacctcctccctttccttcttttccctcgcctccggcgccgcccgttCCGTCCCCGCCCCCTCGTCCTCCCACCGCCTCCTCGGCCCCACCCGCTCTCACCTCCTCTTCTCCGACACctcccaccgcctcctcctcctcaacccccTCACCGGCGCTCGGCTCCCCCTCCCCGACTCCCCTTTCCCCACCTCCAGCCCCGTCATCCAGGGCTACCACATTCCCACCGCCGCCGATGGCGACTCTCCGGCTCCGGTGGTGCTGTACAGCGCCAGGAAGCTTTTCTTCCACTTCGATTTCATGGCTGGGGGTGAACCGACAACGAAGCCTGTGGATAGGGATGGTTGGACGGAGGTGCCGGTGCAGGACCTCGTCGCCGAGAACATGTACCACGACGGGAAGCTATTCGTGTGCGACGACCGCGGCCAAGTCACTATCTTCGACGCGTCCACGCTGGCCGTGGtcggcgccgtgccgccgccgccgccacctgcagcGCCTCCGCGCAGGGACGCCTTCAAGTGCACGGCCTTGGTGCCGTCCGGGCATGAGTTGCTGTGCGTGATCCGGTACTTCGCCAGGGACGGGCATGGAGAGTTGCTGGAGGATTGCGGCGCTTGGTTGGAGGTGTACCGTCTGGAGATGGAGATTGAGAAAGAGGACCAGTTGCCACAGTGGCGGTGGATTCGGCTGAGGAGCATTGGTGATAGGATGTTGTTTATTGGGCTGTTCCAGGGGTTCTCGTTCAGCACAGCCGATTTCCCTGGGTTTAAGGGGGATTGCATCTATTTCTTCAAGATGGAGAGGGTCAAGAGGTCTTGCATCTACAGGTTTAGCATGGAGGATGGCCGCACCGAGGAGCTGCCTGGCCCATGGATGCATGCTTGCACTTGGTTTGTGCCGAGCTTGTCTTAG